In Chitinophagaceae bacterium C216, the genomic stretch AACCGATCCTGCCGTGTGGATTTCCTTTAGTAGGGCATTGGTGGTTTTGCAAGCCAGAATTAAGTGTTCCGGAGCATAGGTATTGGAAAAGGCAATGGCATCCTTGATATTTTTCATCAAAACGATGCGTGCGTGCTCTAAAGCTTTTGCAGCTATGTTTTGTCTGGGTAGCAAGCTCAGTTGTTGTTGGATGGCCACCTCAGTTTGTTTAATAATATCAGCATCGGTACTTACCAATACCACTTGTGAGTCGGTGCCGTGTTCTGCTTGAGCTAAAAGATCTGCAGCAACAAAAGCGGGGTTGGCTGTTTTATCTGCAATTACCAACACCTCCGAAGGTCCGGCAGGCATATCAATAGCCACTTTACTTTGTAAGATTTGTTTAGCTACCATCACATATTGATTGCCCGGACCAAAGATTTTATTTACGGCCGGTATCGTTTTAGTGCCGTAAGCCATGGCCGCAATGGCCTGTGCGCCACCTACTTTAAAAATGCGTGTTATACCACACAAAGAGGCTGCAAATAGAATGGCATCGTGCACTTTTCCGTTTTTATCCGGAGGTGTACAAAGTACAATTTCTTTACATCCCGCAATAGATGCTGGTACCCCCAGCATGAGCACTGTAGAAAATAACGGAGCCGAACCGCCTGGAATGTATAATCCTACTTTTTCGATGGGTCTTGTTTCGCGCCAACAGGTTACACCTTTGGTCGTTTCAATCTTTACAATAGCCTGTTTTTGCGAACTATGAAACTTGTGAATATTATTTTTTGCCTGTAGAATGGCCTTTTTTAAAGAGGGGTCAATATTTCGGATAGCAGCGTTGATTTCTTGTGTTGTGACGGAAAGGTTCTTCAGTATAATGCCATCGAACTTTTGCGCATATTTTTTTAAAGCC encodes the following:
- the hisD gene encoding Histidinol dehydrogenase → MKRYKYPSAKQWPSICQRPVMDSSSIFPAVNAIIYDVANNGNAALKKYAQKFDGIILKNLSVTTQEINAAIRNIDPSLKKAILQAKNNIHKFHSSQKQAIVKIETTKGVTCWRETRPIEKVGLYIPGGSAPLFSTVLMLGVPASIAGCKEIVLCTPPDKNGKVHDAILFAASLCGITRIFKVGGAQAIAAMAYGTKTIPAVNKIFGPGNQYVMVAKQILQSKVAIDMPAGPSEVLVIADKTANPAFVAADLLAQAEHGTDSQVVLVSTDADIIKQTEVAIQQQLSLLPRQNIAAKALEHARIVLMKNIKDAIAFSNTYAPEHLILACKTTNALLKEIHTAGSVFIGNYSPESVGDYASGTNHTLPTNGYATAYSGVSLDSFYKKITFQQLTDEGLKNIANTVTTMAEAEGLQAHSEAVKVRLRHIKKAK